One Telluria mixta DNA window includes the following coding sequences:
- a CDS encoding PAS domain S-box protein yields MLTQAAPVRTFGAGGGLLGGIIDDYDWAGTSLGPIVQWPDVVRTTVELILRSPVPIVTLWGEDGVMIYNDAYSGFAGGRHPRLLGSRVREGWPEVADFNDNVMKVGLAGGTLSYRDQELTLHRSGKPEPVWMNLDYSPIVDAGGAVVGVIAIVVETTAKVRAERWLSGEHDRLRAMFEQAPGFMAQLAGADHVIQSANAAYRALAGQRDLLGKPLREALPETVPQGVITILDQVYLTGTTYTATASPLWLAGSDGNRVLHYVDFVYQPVKREDGTVFGIFVQGSDVTVRVDAERALRESEEKFRTFAEAMPNQVWTATREGKLDWFNTRVYAYSGLDHDTLAGIEWTATVHPDDLPAAQMRWAVAVASGAPYDAEFRLRGADGTYRWHLSRAVALRAADGNVVRWIGTTIDIEDQKVISHRLAALNADLESTVARRTAERDRMWRLSRDIMLVASFDGIVEAVSPSFGSLLGWSEHDIVGKNFLQLVHPDDQAATVNQMASLGEGHYVYKFENRYRRKDGSYCLLSWTAAPDADFIHAIGRDITTDREQAEQIRRTELALQQSQKMETIGKLTGGVAHDFNNLLQIISGNLQLLEMNTGGAEVQRWIGNARSAVEKGAKLASYLLAFGRRQPLEPKVVKIGRVVTGMEDMLRRALGEEIEVELAISGGLWNTAVDVAQVENAILNLAINARDAMSGAGKLTIEAHNAILDDLYCRTHGDVAPGQYVMLAVTDTGSGMTPDVLRQAFEPFFSTKAEGKGSGLGLSMVYGFVKQSGGHVKIYSEPGQGTTVKLYLPRTTAAEEPLGPMDAHQPAIGGTETILVAEDDEAVRTTVVEMLTQLGYRVLKAADAASALAVVESGVPIDVLFTDVVMPGTLRSPDLARMARERLPNLAVLFTSGYTENAIVHGGRLDPGVELLGKPYTRESLARRIRQVLANQRNRVHVDSAPPIVPAAGPGPDPDRLRIVLVEDEDEIRDATAALLRHLGHEVLEAVDAEQALDIISPASDVLITDVLLPGMSGDLLAAQARTLAPGIRIVFATGKGEVNNWPDAVVLRKPYDLAALVAALASSIA; encoded by the coding sequence ATGTTGACTCAGGCGGCTCCGGTCAGGACCTTCGGTGCGGGCGGCGGCCTGCTGGGCGGAATCATCGACGACTACGACTGGGCCGGCACGAGCCTCGGCCCCATCGTCCAGTGGCCCGACGTCGTCCGTACGACCGTCGAACTGATCCTGCGCTCGCCGGTACCCATCGTTACCCTGTGGGGCGAGGACGGCGTCATGATCTACAACGACGCCTACTCCGGCTTCGCGGGCGGCCGCCATCCGCGCCTGCTCGGCTCCAGGGTGAGAGAGGGCTGGCCGGAGGTGGCCGATTTCAACGACAACGTGATGAAGGTCGGCCTGGCCGGCGGCACGCTGTCGTACCGCGACCAGGAACTGACCCTGCACCGCAGCGGCAAGCCCGAGCCCGTGTGGATGAACCTCGATTACTCGCCGATCGTCGATGCCGGCGGCGCCGTCGTGGGCGTGATCGCCATCGTCGTCGAGACGACCGCCAAGGTGCGCGCCGAGCGCTGGCTGAGCGGGGAACACGACCGCCTGCGGGCCATGTTCGAGCAGGCGCCCGGATTCATGGCCCAGCTGGCGGGGGCCGACCACGTGATCCAGTCCGCGAACGCCGCCTACCGGGCGCTCGCCGGCCAGCGCGACCTGCTCGGCAAACCGCTGCGCGAGGCGCTGCCGGAGACGGTACCGCAGGGCGTGATCACGATCCTGGACCAGGTCTACCTCACCGGCACGACGTACACCGCGACCGCGAGCCCGCTGTGGCTGGCCGGCAGCGACGGGAACCGCGTCCTGCACTACGTCGATTTCGTCTACCAGCCCGTCAAGCGCGAGGACGGCACCGTGTTCGGCATCTTCGTGCAGGGCAGCGACGTCACGGTGCGCGTCGACGCCGAGCGCGCGCTGCGCGAGAGCGAGGAAAAATTCCGCACGTTCGCCGAGGCGATGCCGAACCAGGTATGGACCGCGACGCGGGAAGGCAAGCTCGACTGGTTCAACACCCGCGTGTACGCCTACAGCGGCCTCGATCACGACACCCTCGCGGGCATCGAGTGGACGGCCACCGTGCATCCGGACGACCTGCCGGCCGCGCAGATGCGCTGGGCTGTCGCGGTGGCGTCGGGTGCGCCCTACGACGCGGAGTTCCGCCTGCGCGGCGCGGACGGCACGTACCGCTGGCATCTGTCGCGCGCCGTCGCGCTGCGCGCTGCGGACGGCAACGTGGTCCGCTGGATCGGCACCACCATCGACATCGAGGACCAGAAAGTCATCTCGCACCGCCTCGCGGCGCTGAACGCGGACCTGGAATCGACGGTCGCGCGGCGCACGGCGGAACGCGACCGGATGTGGCGACTGTCGCGCGACATCATGCTCGTCGCGTCGTTCGACGGCATCGTCGAAGCCGTGAGTCCGTCGTTCGGATCGCTGCTGGGCTGGTCCGAGCACGATATCGTCGGCAAGAATTTCCTGCAGCTCGTGCACCCGGACGACCAGGCCGCGACGGTCAACCAGATGGCGTCGCTGGGCGAGGGCCACTACGTCTATAAATTCGAGAACCGCTACCGGCGCAAGGACGGCAGCTATTGCCTGCTGTCGTGGACCGCGGCGCCGGACGCCGATTTCATCCACGCGATCGGACGCGACATCACGACCGACCGCGAACAGGCCGAGCAGATCCGCCGCACGGAACTGGCGCTGCAGCAGTCGCAGAAGATGGAGACGATCGGCAAGCTGACGGGCGGCGTGGCGCACGATTTCAACAATCTGCTACAGATCATCTCGGGCAATCTGCAACTGCTCGAGATGAATACCGGCGGCGCGGAAGTGCAACGATGGATCGGCAATGCGCGGTCCGCGGTCGAAAAAGGCGCGAAGCTGGCCAGCTATTTGCTCGCGTTCGGCCGCCGCCAGCCGCTGGAGCCGAAGGTTGTAAAAATCGGCCGCGTCGTGACGGGCATGGAAGACATGCTGCGCCGCGCGCTGGGCGAAGAGATCGAGGTGGAGCTTGCGATCTCGGGCGGCCTGTGGAACACGGCGGTCGACGTGGCGCAGGTCGAGAATGCGATCCTCAACCTCGCCATCAACGCACGCGACGCCATGTCCGGTGCCGGCAAGCTGACGATCGAGGCGCACAACGCGATCCTCGACGACCTGTATTGCCGGACGCACGGCGACGTGGCGCCGGGCCAGTACGTGATGCTGGCCGTGACGGACACGGGCAGCGGCATGACGCCGGACGTGCTGCGCCAGGCATTCGAGCCGTTCTTCTCGACCAAGGCGGAGGGCAAGGGATCGGGCCTCGGCCTGTCGATGGTGTATGGCTTCGTCAAGCAGTCCGGCGGCCACGTCAAGATCTACAGCGAGCCGGGGCAGGGCACGACGGTGAAACTGTACCTGCCGCGCACGACGGCGGCCGAGGAACCGCTGGGGCCGATGGATGCGCACCAGCCGGCCATCGGCGGCACGGAGACGATCCTGGTCGCGGAAGACGACGAAGCCGTGCGCACGACGGTCGTGGAGATGCTGACGCAGCTCGGCTACCGCGTGCTGAAGGCGGCCGACGCGGCCAGCGCGCTCGCGGTGGTAGAGTCGGGCGTGCCGATCGACGTGCTGTTCACGGACGTCGTCATGCCCGGCACCCTGCGCAGCCCGGACCTCGCCCGCATGGCACGCGAACGGCTGCCAAACCTCGCCGTGCTGTTCACGTCGGGCTACACGGAAAACGCCATCGTGCACGGCGGCCGTCTCGACCCCGGCGTGGAGCTGCTCGGCAAGCCATACACGCGCGAAAGCCTCGCACGGCGCATCCGCCAGGTGCTCGCGAACCAGAGGAATCGCGTGCACGTGGACAGCGCGCCGCCCATCGTCCCGGCGGCCGGGCCCGGGCCCGATCCGGACCGCCTGCGCATCGTGCTCGTGGAAGACGAGGACGAGATCCGCGACGCCACGGCCGCGCTGCTGCGCCACCTGGGCCACGAGGTGCTGGAAGCCGTGGACGCGGAACAGGCGCTCGACATCATCTCGCCCGCGTCGGACGTGCTCATCACGGACGTGCTGCTGCCCGGCATGTCCGGCGACCTGCTGGCCGCGCAGGCGCGCACCCTGGCACCGGGCATCCGCATCGTGTTCGCGACGGGCAAGGGGGAAGTCAACAACTGGCCGGACGCCGTCGTGCTGCGCAAACCCTACGACCTGGCCGCGCTGGTGGCGGCACTGGCGAGCAGCATCGCCTGA
- a CDS encoding alpha/beta fold hydrolase gives MTLVLILLGVLALLVLVAFLFTLWTVRKVESVLPPRGRFVDVPGARLHIREFDGGDPALPALLLVHGLAAQLDHYTYGVTDRLAGRYRVIAVDRAGSGYSTRASGTAADLDTQAAMLAALIEHLQLERPLVVGHSLGGALSLALALRHPHRVGGLALIAPLTHMQEHVPPVFEGLTILSPTWRKIVAWTLAIPVSIKNSRATLDVVFGPEAVPEDFATRGGGLLGLRPSAFLSASDDLRSLPDCLPAQASRYGELQLPVSILYGKDDRILDWRAHGQALADKVRGATLQLIEGGHMLPITNPDVTAAFIDTAARQAMLLASAATSAARS, from the coding sequence ATGACACTCGTGCTGATACTCCTCGGCGTCCTCGCCCTCCTCGTCCTCGTCGCCTTCCTGTTCACCCTGTGGACCGTGCGCAAGGTCGAATCCGTACTGCCGCCGCGGGGCCGCTTCGTCGACGTGCCCGGCGCCCGGCTGCACATCCGCGAGTTCGACGGCGGCGATCCGGCCTTGCCGGCGCTGCTGCTCGTGCACGGCCTCGCGGCCCAGCTCGACCATTACACGTATGGCGTGACGGACCGGCTGGCCGGCCGTTACCGCGTAATCGCCGTCGACCGCGCCGGCTCCGGGTATTCCACGCGCGCGTCCGGCACGGCGGCGGACCTGGACACGCAGGCCGCCATGCTCGCCGCGCTGATCGAGCACCTTCAGCTGGAGCGCCCGCTCGTCGTGGGCCATTCGTTGGGCGGCGCATTGTCCCTCGCGCTCGCGCTGCGCCATCCGCACCGTGTGGGCGGTCTCGCGCTCATCGCGCCGCTGACGCACATGCAGGAACACGTGCCGCCCGTGTTCGAGGGGCTGACGATCCTGTCGCCGACCTGGCGCAAGATCGTCGCGTGGACGCTCGCGATCCCCGTGTCGATCAAGAACAGCCGCGCCACGCTCGACGTCGTATTCGGGCCGGAAGCCGTGCCGGAGGATTTCGCGACGCGCGGCGGCGGCCTGCTCGGCCTGCGCCCCAGTGCCTTCCTGTCCGCGTCCGACGACCTGCGTTCGCTGCCCGACTGCCTGCCGGCGCAGGCGTCCCGCTACGGTGAACTGCAGCTTCCGGTCAGCATCCTGTACGGCAAGGACGACCGCATCCTCGACTGGCGCGCCCACGGCCAGGCGCTGGCCGACAAGGTGCGCGGTGCGACACTCCAGCTGATCGAGGGCGGCCACATGCTGCCCATTACGAATCCGGATGTGACGGCCGCCTTCATCGATACGGCCGCGCGTCAGGCGATGCTGCTCGCCAGTGCCGCCACCAGCGCGGCCAGGTCGTAG
- a CDS encoding SDR family NAD(P)-dependent oxidoreductase, translated as MNLDDRVAVITGAGSGIGRATAFAMARRGARLALADIDADAVAAVAREIGPAATHHVLDVADRAAVAAFPAIVHAAHGRVDLLMNNAGVALGGTFEQVGAEDFDWLMEINFGGVVRMTRAFLPLLHASDDARIVNVSSIYGIIAPPGQAAYSASKFAVRGFSSVLRHELEGSTVGVSVVHPGGVATQIAQNARVPAGAPADEVERGRRTMEKLLRMAPEQAGEIIVRGIERRRARILVGSDAKAAALLERLSPVGYWNLLKKAIKR; from the coding sequence ATGAACCTCGACGACCGCGTCGCCGTCATCACCGGCGCCGGCAGCGGCATCGGCCGCGCCACCGCCTTCGCCATGGCCCGCCGCGGCGCGCGCCTCGCCCTGGCGGACATCGATGCCGATGCCGTGGCCGCGGTAGCACGCGAAATCGGCCCGGCCGCCACGCACCACGTGCTCGACGTGGCCGACCGCGCCGCCGTGGCCGCGTTCCCCGCCATCGTGCACGCCGCGCACGGCCGCGTGGATCTCCTGATGAACAACGCGGGCGTCGCGCTGGGCGGCACCTTCGAACAGGTGGGCGCGGAAGATTTCGACTGGCTCATGGAAATCAACTTCGGCGGCGTCGTGCGCATGACGCGGGCGTTCCTGCCGCTGCTGCACGCAAGCGACGACGCGCGCATCGTCAACGTGTCGAGCATCTACGGCATCATCGCCCCGCCGGGCCAGGCCGCCTACTCGGCCAGCAAATTCGCCGTGCGCGGCTTTTCCAGCGTGCTGCGCCACGAGCTGGAAGGCAGCACGGTGGGCGTGTCCGTCGTACACCCGGGTGGCGTGGCGACGCAGATCGCACAGAACGCCCGCGTGCCGGCCGGCGCGCCGGCGGACGAGGTGGAACGCGGACGCCGCACGATGGAAAAGCTGCTGCGCATGGCGCCCGAACAGGCGGGCGAGATCATCGTGCGCGGCATCGAACGGCGCCGGGCCCGTATCCTCGTCGGCAGCGATGCCAAGGCGGCCGCGCTGCTGGAACGTTTGTCTCCCGTCGGCTACTGGAATCTTCTCAAGAAAGCGATCAAACGATGA
- a CDS encoding flavin-containing monooxygenase — protein MTDRPRDPAAEPFFDVLIVGAGLSGIGAAWHLQRGCPGKTWAILEARAALGGTWDLFRYPGVRSDSDMYTLGYAFQPWTEGKAIADGPSIRRYIAQTARANGIDRHIRYGHKVVGAHWSSEDACWRVEAEHDGVRTRLRARFLYMCSGYYSYDEAYRPRFDGEEDFGGRIVQPQFWPADLDYRGRRVVVVGSGATAVTLVPAMAQDAAHVTMLQRSPTYIVSRPSEYGFAQRLRRWLPARAAYALTRWRVIVESMLLYRVARTRPELAKRKIVEMARHQLGPGYDVDTHFTPDYKPWDQRVCVVPDGDLFRAIRTGRASVATDRIQRFTPEGLLLASGRILPADVVVLATGLKVKLLGGIAITVDGRPFQPNAAMSYKGMMLSGLPNCVMTFGYTNASWTLKADLTASWVVRLLRHMDRKGQQVAVVHREPGVQPEPFLSFTSGYVQRASADLPQQGSRKPWQVYQNYLQDMLTIRYGRIADGVLRFGRKGAMP, from the coding sequence ATGACCGACCGCCCTCGCGACCCAGCCGCGGAGCCCTTTTTCGACGTCCTGATCGTCGGCGCCGGCCTGTCCGGGATCGGCGCCGCCTGGCACCTGCAGCGGGGCTGCCCCGGCAAGACCTGGGCGATCCTGGAAGCGCGCGCCGCACTGGGCGGCACGTGGGATCTGTTCCGCTATCCCGGCGTGCGTTCGGATTCCGACATGTATACCCTCGGTTACGCGTTTCAACCCTGGACCGAAGGCAAGGCGATTGCGGATGGCCCGTCGATCCGGCGCTACATCGCGCAAACGGCGCGCGCGAACGGCATCGACCGTCACATCCGCTACGGCCACAAGGTCGTCGGCGCGCACTGGTCGAGCGAGGACGCATGCTGGCGCGTGGAAGCGGAGCACGACGGCGTGCGCACGCGGCTGCGCGCCCGTTTCCTCTACATGTGCAGCGGCTACTACAGCTATGACGAGGCGTACCGGCCCCGCTTCGACGGCGAAGAGGACTTCGGCGGCCGGATCGTGCAGCCGCAGTTCTGGCCCGCCGACCTGGATTACCGGGGCCGGCGCGTCGTGGTCGTCGGCAGCGGCGCCACGGCCGTCACGCTCGTGCCGGCGATGGCGCAGGATGCCGCACACGTCACGATGCTGCAGCGCTCCCCGACCTACATCGTGAGCCGCCCTTCCGAATACGGCTTCGCGCAGCGCCTGCGCCGCTGGCTTCCCGCGCGCGCCGCGTACGCGCTGACGCGCTGGCGCGTGATCGTCGAGAGCATGCTGCTGTACCGCGTCGCGCGGACCAGGCCGGAGCTCGCGAAACGGAAAATCGTCGAGATGGCGCGCCACCAGCTGGGCCCGGGCTACGACGTCGACACCCATTTCACGCCCGACTACAAGCCGTGGGACCAGCGCGTCTGCGTCGTGCCGGACGGCGACCTGTTCCGCGCGATCCGCACGGGCCGCGCGAGCGTCGCCACCGACCGCATCCAGCGCTTCACGCCGGAAGGCCTGCTGCTCGCATCCGGCCGCATCCTGCCCGCCGACGTCGTCGTGCTCGCGACGGGCCTCAAGGTCAAGCTGCTGGGCGGCATCGCCATCACCGTCGACGGCCGGCCGTTCCAGCCGAACGCCGCGATGTCGTACAAGGGCATGATGCTGTCCGGCCTGCCGAACTGCGTGATGACGTTCGGGTACACGAACGCGTCGTGGACGCTGAAGGCGGACCTGACCGCCTCCTGGGTCGTGCGGTTGCTGCGCCACATGGACCGCAAGGGCCAGCAGGTCGCCGTCGTGCACCGCGAACCGGGCGTGCAACCGGAACCGTTCCTCAGTTTTACCTCGGGTTACGTGCAGCGCGCCAGCGCCGACCTGCCGCAGCAGGGCTCGCGCAAGCCGTGGCAGGTCTACCAGAACTATCTGCAGGACATGCTGACGATCCGCTACGGCCGCATCGCCGATGGCGTGCTGCGTTTCGGCCGCAAAGGAGCCATGCCATGA
- a CDS encoding TetR/AcrR family transcriptional regulator, which translates to MPPESLQPARPYRGVPQGERRAQRRAQLMAAAVAVYGERGYRQSTVKAVCEAAGLTERYFYESFANSEELLIASFNAVTYSVLGEITEAAQQAGRSRVARARAMLHTYFAALQREPRSARVFLVEIRGVSRAVDKAFDAALRAIGEQVGRYLVPPDVPADPLLEAGIVGGVIHIALRWIEDGYTPDIEVVTDSALRLGMVLGRAPVRRA; encoded by the coding sequence ATGCCTCCAGAATCTTTACAACCTGCCCGGCCCTACCGCGGCGTTCCCCAGGGCGAACGGCGCGCACAGCGGCGCGCCCAGCTGATGGCGGCGGCCGTCGCCGTCTACGGCGAGCGCGGCTACCGCCAGTCGACCGTCAAGGCCGTCTGCGAAGCGGCCGGGCTGACCGAACGTTATTTCTATGAATCCTTCGCGAACAGCGAAGAGTTGTTGATCGCCTCGTTCAACGCCGTCACGTACAGCGTGCTGGGCGAAATCACGGAAGCGGCCCAGCAGGCCGGCCGCAGCCGGGTCGCGCGGGCGCGGGCGATGCTGCACACGTATTTCGCGGCGCTGCAGCGGGAGCCGCGTTCGGCGCGCGTGTTCCTCGTCGAGATCCGCGGCGTCAGCCGGGCCGTCGACAAGGCGTTCGATGCCGCACTGCGCGCCATCGGCGAACAGGTCGGCCGCTACCTCGTGCCCCCGGACGTGCCGGCCGATCCGCTGCTGGAAGCGGGCATCGTCGGCGGCGTGATCCATATCGCGCTGCGCTGGATCGAGGACGGGTACACGCCGGACATCGAGGTCGTCACCGACAGCGCGCTGCGCCTCGGCATGGTGCTGGGGCGGGCGCCCGTGCGCCGCGCCTGA
- the xth gene encoding exodeoxyribonuclease III, whose amino-acid sequence MRIATFNVNGINSRLPALLRWLEETQPDVACLQELKAPQEKFPEMEIRAAGYCPIWHGQKSWNGVAILARGTEPQELQRGLPGDPDDEQSRYIEAAVNGILVACLYLPNGNPAPGPKFDYKLRWFERLRLRAQELIATGAPVVIAGDYNVMPTELDVYKPERWLDDALFRPETRAAYQRLLDQGWTDALRTMHPGEVIYTFWDYFRDAYGRNAGLRIDHLLLSPALAPKLKAADVDRDVRGREKPSDHAPTWVELDWPKLG is encoded by the coding sequence ATGCGCATCGCCACCTTCAACGTCAACGGTATCAACAGCCGCCTCCCCGCCCTGCTGCGATGGCTGGAGGAGACGCAGCCGGACGTGGCCTGCCTGCAGGAGCTGAAGGCGCCGCAGGAAAAATTCCCCGAGATGGAAATCCGCGCGGCCGGCTACTGCCCGATCTGGCACGGCCAGAAAAGCTGGAACGGCGTCGCGATTCTCGCGCGCGGCACCGAGCCGCAGGAACTCCAGCGCGGCTTGCCGGGCGATCCCGACGACGAGCAGAGCCGCTACATCGAGGCGGCCGTGAACGGCATCCTCGTCGCCTGCCTGTACCTGCCGAACGGGAATCCGGCGCCGGGTCCGAAGTTCGACTATAAGCTGCGCTGGTTCGAGCGCCTGCGCCTGCGCGCGCAGGAACTCATCGCCACGGGGGCCCCGGTCGTGATCGCGGGCGACTATAACGTGATGCCGACGGAACTGGACGTCTACAAGCCGGAGCGCTGGCTCGACGACGCGCTGTTCCGCCCGGAGACGCGCGCGGCGTACCAGCGCCTGCTCGACCAGGGCTGGACGGACGCGCTGCGGACGATGCACCCCGGCGAAGTCATCTACACGTTCTGGGATTATTTCCGTGACGCGTACGGCCGCAACGCGGGCCTGCGCATCGACCATCTGCTGCTGAGCCCCGCCCTCGCCCCGAAGCTGAAGGCGGCCGACGTCGACCGCGACGTGCGCGGGCGCGAGAAGCCGAGCGACCATGCGCCGACGTGGGTCGAGCTGGATTGGCCGAAGCTCGGTTGA
- a CDS encoding glycoside hydrolase family 31 protein — MKPIPHAVLALCLLASLPSHAQNADRTFLGYRNDNGTLDIATSDGRYLIRPYDANIVETSFVPRGETFDPASHAVVLKPGQAPAAIREADGRIQLVTDGITVTVEKSPLRISYAYKGRPLVAEKQGYGQAGELESIEFALEGDEALYGAGSRAVGMNRRGNRLRLYNRASYGFGNRADQMGYGIPMAVSSHKYAIHFDNPQAGWLDFDSRKDGTLRYEVMGGRKTYQVIAGDDWAQLMDGTTRLTGRQPLPPRWAFGNFASRFGYHTESEARNVVDKFIADGIPLDAIVFDLYWFGKTVKGTMGNLAWDRDSFPHAEAMMADFSKKGVKTVLITEPFVLTTSKRWQDAAQQGVLATDAQGKPFVFDFFFGNTGLVDVFKPQARDWFWNIYKDLKAGGAAGWWGDLGEPETHPSATRHASGTADQVHNIYGHEWAKLIADGYARDYPQERPFILMRSGYSGSQRFGMIPWSGDVQRGWGGLQSQMEIVLQMGMQGQAYMHSDLGGFAGPVLDDELYVRWLQYGVFQPIFRPHAQEEVPAEAIFRTPAVKALARDAIRLRYAMLPYNYTAAFDDSRTGMPMMRPVLFDDPDNEFMSTTAISSTYLWGPDFLVAPVTEPGAARKEVFFPRKGSVWFDFYTDEPHHGGILETVPTRPDRIPTYVRAGAFIPLAQPVQSTRDYSTARLDLHYWHDAGVTQAQGHLYDDDGHTAYAFEAGKYELVRFSGKFADGRLALTVTPEPGAAATPTARTFDLKVHNVATKPRAVRVGGKAVAVRWDAKWRVLDVRLPAVRTEALQVVVTL; from the coding sequence ATGAAGCCGATCCCCCACGCCGTTCTCGCCCTCTGCCTGCTCGCCAGCCTGCCGTCCCACGCGCAGAACGCGGACCGCACGTTCCTCGGCTACCGCAACGACAACGGGACGCTGGACATCGCCACCAGCGACGGCCGCTACCTGATCCGGCCCTACGACGCTAACATCGTCGAGACGAGCTTCGTGCCGCGCGGCGAGACCTTCGATCCGGCCTCGCACGCCGTCGTGCTGAAGCCCGGCCAGGCGCCGGCCGCGATCAGGGAAGCGGACGGTCGCATCCAGCTCGTCACGGACGGGATCACGGTCACGGTGGAAAAATCGCCGCTGCGCATCAGCTATGCCTACAAAGGCCGGCCGCTCGTCGCCGAGAAGCAGGGCTATGGCCAGGCCGGGGAGCTGGAAAGCATCGAATTCGCGCTCGAGGGCGACGAGGCGCTGTACGGCGCCGGCTCGCGCGCCGTCGGCATGAACCGGCGCGGCAACCGCTTGCGCCTGTACAACCGGGCGTCGTACGGGTTCGGCAACCGCGCCGACCAGATGGGCTACGGCATCCCGATGGCCGTGTCGTCCCACAAGTACGCGATCCACTTCGACAATCCGCAGGCCGGTTGGCTCGATTTCGACAGCCGCAAGGACGGCACCCTGCGCTACGAAGTGATGGGCGGCCGCAAGACCTACCAGGTGATCGCCGGCGACGACTGGGCGCAGCTGATGGACGGGACGACCCGGCTGACGGGCCGCCAGCCGCTGCCGCCGCGCTGGGCATTCGGCAATTTCGCCAGCCGCTTCGGCTATCACACGGAAAGCGAGGCGCGCAACGTCGTCGACAAGTTCATCGCGGACGGCATCCCGCTGGATGCGATCGTGTTCGACCTGTACTGGTTCGGCAAGACCGTCAAGGGCACGATGGGCAACCTCGCATGGGACCGCGACAGCTTCCCGCACGCCGAGGCGATGATGGCCGACTTCAGCAAGAAGGGCGTCAAGACGGTCCTCATCACGGAACCGTTCGTGCTGACGACGTCGAAGCGCTGGCAGGACGCCGCGCAGCAGGGCGTGCTGGCGACGGATGCGCAGGGCAAGCCGTTCGTCTTCGATTTCTTCTTCGGGAACACGGGCCTCGTCGACGTGTTCAAGCCGCAGGCGCGCGACTGGTTCTGGAACATCTACAAGGACCTCAAGGCCGGCGGCGCCGCGGGCTGGTGGGGAGATCTGGGCGAGCCGGAAACGCATCCGTCCGCCACGCGCCACGCGAGCGGCACCGCGGACCAGGTCCACAACATCTACGGCCACGAATGGGCGAAGTTGATCGCCGACGGCTATGCGCGCGACTACCCGCAGGAGCGGCCGTTCATCCTGATGCGCTCGGGCTATTCGGGCTCGCAGCGCTTCGGCATGATCCCGTGGTCCGGCGACGTGCAGCGGGGTTGGGGCGGCCTGCAGTCGCAGATGGAGATCGTGTTGCAGATGGGCATGCAGGGCCAGGCCTACATGCATTCCGACCTGGGCGGCTTTGCCGGGCCGGTGCTGGACGACGAGCTGTACGTGCGCTGGCTGCAGTACGGCGTGTTCCAGCCGATCTTCCGCCCGCATGCGCAGGAAGAAGTGCCGGCCGAGGCGATCTTCCGCACGCCGGCCGTGAAGGCCCTCGCGCGCGACGCCATCCGTCTGCGCTATGCGATGCTGCCGTATAACTACACGGCCGCCTTCGACGACAGCCGCACGGGCATGCCGATGATGCGCCCGGTGCTGTTCGACGACCCGGACAACGAGTTCATGTCGACGACGGCTATCTCGTCCACCTACCTGTGGGGTCCGGACTTCCTCGTAGCACCGGTCACGGAACCGGGCGCCGCGCGTAAGGAAGTCTTCTTCCCGCGCAAGGGCAGCGTGTGGTTCGACTTTTACACGGACGAGCCGCACCACGGCGGCATCCTCGAGACGGTGCCCACGCGCCCGGACCGGATCCCGACGTACGTTCGCGCCGGCGCTTTCATCCCGCTCGCGCAACCGGTGCAGAGCACGCGCGATTACTCGACGGCCAGGCTGGACCTGCATTACTGGCACGATGCCGGGGTGACGCAGGCGCAGGGCCATCTGTACGACGACGACGGCCACACGGCGTACGCGTTCGAAGCAGGCAAGTACGAACTGGTGCGCTTTTCCGGGAAGTTCGCCGACGGCCGCCTGGCGCTGACGGTGACGCCGGAACCGGGCGCCGCCGCGACGCCGACCGCACGCACGTTCGACCTGAAGGTCCACAACGTGGCAACGAAACCTCGTGCCGTGCGGGTGGGCGGCAAGGCCGTCGCGGTGCGCTGGGATGCGAAATGGCGCGTGCTCGACGTCCGGCTGCCGGCCGTGCGTACGGAGGCGTTGCAGGTGGTCGTGACCTTGTAA